From a region of the Calliphora vicina chromosome 4, idCalVici1.1, whole genome shotgun sequence genome:
- the LOC135958551 gene encoding uncharacterized protein LOC135958551: MSDNGTNFLGASKSLLKEYSLFLKTTSKDITEKYAIHGFEWKFIPPSAPHMGGLWEAGVKSFKLHFRKVAGSQKFNFEEFSTLLARIESVLNSRPISPISEDPDELQAFTPGHFLRGAPLIFAPELPSDQLSLINRWERLKALHHKFSQRWKTEYLHELHKRYKWLNPQRDLQTGDFVIVKDELLPPCDWRLGRIEAVHAGRDKRVRVADSNGDSNNGSNHANH, from the coding sequence ATGTCTGATAATGGCACTAATTTCTTGGGAGCTAGTAAGTCATTGCTCAAGGAATATTCCTTATTCCTCAAAACTACTTCGAAAGATATTACGGAAAAATATGCCATTCACGGATTTGAGTGGAAGTTTATTCCACCCAGCGCTCCGCATATGGGAGGTTTATGGGAGGCTggagttaaaagttttaaacttCACTTTAGGAAAGTTGCTGGCTCACAGAAGTTTAATTTTGAAGAGTTTTCCACTCTTTTAGCAAGAATTGAAAGCGTCCTCAACTCAAGACCAATTTCACCGATCTCTGAAGATCCTGATGAGCTACAGGCCTTTACTCCAGGTCATTTCCTCCGTGGGGCCCCGTTGATATTCGCACCTGAATTACCATCTGATCAATTATCTTTGATTAATCGCTGGGAACGATTAAAGGCTCTCCATCACAAGTTTAGTCAAAGATGGAAAACAGAGTACCTTCACGAACTCCATAAGAGGTACAAATGGCTGAATCCACAACGTGATCTACAGACTGGTGATTTCGTCATCGTAAAGGATGAGCTTCTTCCTCCATGCGATTGGAGGTTAGGACGAATAGAAGCCGTACATGCCGGTCGGGACAAACGTGTACGAGTGGCTGACAGCAACGGCGATAGCAACAACGGCAGCAACCACGCCAACCATTGA